Proteins encoded in a region of the Streptomyces sp. NBC_00258 genome:
- a CDS encoding LysR family transcriptional regulator — translation MQLDLNLLAVLDALLEEGSVTGAAERLRLSAPATSRSLGRIRRLTGDQILVRTGRTMTPTPYALEIRDDVHYLVEQSRAILEPKRTLDLGTLRRAFIIRGNDALTTAIAPHLLAAIRQAGPGLSVRLLAEADIDTNDLRHGRVDLQISSTLPVLPEISHETLGDDRLVVAFRPDHPCAGAPLTAERFAAADHVIVSRRGRTEDPIDVALKDLGLRRRVVASAPTSTAALHIVSRSELLVVVSEQICRPTLDACGLHTGTPPFDLAPVPVTVAWHQRYDNDKAHAWLRTQVRDAFATFLGRVGACRGPAA, via the coding sequence ATGCAACTGGACCTGAATCTCTTGGCGGTGCTGGATGCCCTCCTGGAGGAGGGCAGCGTGACAGGGGCCGCAGAACGGCTGCGCCTGTCCGCCCCGGCCACGAGCCGCAGCCTCGGCCGGATCCGCCGGCTCACCGGGGACCAGATCCTGGTCCGCACAGGCCGGACAATGACACCGACGCCCTATGCCCTGGAAATTCGTGACGACGTGCACTACCTCGTCGAACAGTCGCGCGCGATCCTCGAACCGAAGCGCACGCTGGATCTCGGCACCCTGCGGAGAGCTTTCATCATCCGCGGAAACGACGCCCTCACAACGGCGATCGCTCCCCATCTCCTCGCCGCGATCCGGCAGGCCGGCCCCGGCCTGTCCGTGCGGCTGCTGGCGGAGGCCGACATCGACACCAACGATTTGCGGCACGGCAGGGTCGACCTGCAGATCAGCTCGACCCTGCCGGTCCTGCCTGAGATCAGCCATGAAACGCTCGGTGACGACCGGCTCGTGGTCGCGTTCCGGCCCGACCACCCCTGCGCGGGCGCCCCGTTGACCGCTGAACGCTTCGCAGCCGCCGACCACGTCATCGTGTCCCGTCGCGGCCGGACCGAGGACCCGATCGACGTTGCCCTCAAAGACCTCGGCTTGCGGCGCAGAGTTGTTGCGTCTGCCCCCACCAGCACGGCAGCACTGCACATCGTCAGCCGGAGCGAACTGCTCGTAGTGGTGTCCGAGCAGATCTGCCGGCCGACGCTCGACGCTTGCGGACTCCATACCGGCACGCCGCCGTTTGACCTCGCGCCCGTACCGGTGACCGTCGCCTGGCACCAGCGTTACGACAACGACAAGGCCCACGCGTGGCTCCGCACCCAGGTACGCGACGCTTTCGCCACCTTTCTCGGCCGGGTCGGCGCCTGCCGTGGACCTGCCGCGTAG
- a CDS encoding non-ribosomal peptide synthetase, with amino-acid sequence MKDVTITGLFADRVRCAPDATALRFRGEEMTYRQLDLRAEHLAHRLRDLGVGPEDIVGVCVERSFEMIVALLGVLKAGAAYLPLHPDEPAPRLRFMLDHADARVLLTHRPVLGQLPDLDVTVLDVDGPEAPDATPLPYRGSADGLAYVRYTSGSTGHPKAVAVPHRGVVRLVHDTGWIEFGPGETFLQLCALTFDPSEFEIWGALLNGGCLVIHPPGPLSLPELAECLRREKITTLWLTAGLFHRMVDRHVDSLGGLRQLVAGGDVLSPAHVNRVRRAHPKVRMVNGYGPTENTCFTTSHTVTRQIRGTVPIGTPISGTRVYILDEGLRPVPEGEWGELYTGGAGLARGYLHRPELTQRRFLPDPFLPGERMYRVGDVVRRDWSGVMEFRGRADDQVKIAGHRIEPGEVVAALTDQPGVSEAVVIAREDVTPGEKVLVAYVVAELPAENPADLATELRRALRHRLPRHMVPAAFTMLPEFPLTRAGKIDRSALPVPKLMPRAIGTAYESPRTPVETKLADVFADALAVEQVGIHDDFFAIGGNSLIAADVLARLRGELAVDVPAARLFFENPTVAGLAETVAAHTASSTEASGEDHEGDRACD; translated from the coding sequence ATGAAGGACGTCACGATCACCGGGCTGTTCGCCGATCGCGTGCGGTGCGCACCCGACGCGACGGCGTTGCGCTTCCGCGGTGAGGAGATGACCTATCGGCAGTTGGATCTGCGCGCCGAACACCTGGCACACCGGCTGCGAGACCTCGGCGTCGGGCCGGAGGACATCGTCGGTGTATGCGTCGAGCGCTCCTTCGAGATGATCGTCGCTCTCCTCGGTGTGCTGAAGGCGGGAGCGGCGTATCTGCCGTTGCACCCGGACGAGCCCGCCCCGCGGCTGCGGTTCATGCTCGACCACGCGGACGCCCGTGTCCTGCTCACTCACCGGCCCGTCCTCGGGCAACTGCCCGATCTCGACGTGACCGTGCTTGATGTGGACGGCCCCGAGGCCCCTGATGCCACGCCACTTCCGTACCGCGGGTCGGCCGACGGGCTGGCCTACGTGCGCTACACCTCGGGCTCGACCGGTCATCCGAAGGCCGTGGCCGTGCCGCACCGGGGCGTGGTCCGGCTGGTGCACGACACCGGCTGGATCGAGTTCGGCCCTGGCGAGACCTTTCTCCAGCTGTGTGCGCTGACCTTCGACCCGTCCGAGTTCGAGATCTGGGGAGCCCTGCTGAACGGTGGCTGCCTGGTCATCCACCCGCCCGGCCCGTTGTCGCTGCCGGAGCTGGCGGAGTGCCTCCGGCGGGAGAAGATCACGACGCTCTGGCTGACCGCCGGACTGTTCCACCGCATGGTGGACCGGCACGTGGACAGCCTCGGCGGGCTTCGCCAACTCGTCGCCGGCGGGGACGTACTCTCACCGGCCCATGTCAACCGCGTACGGCGTGCCCACCCGAAGGTCAGGATGGTCAACGGCTACGGGCCGACGGAGAACACCTGCTTCACGACATCCCACACGGTCACCCGCCAGATCAGGGGGACGGTTCCGATCGGGACGCCGATCTCCGGCACACGCGTGTACATCCTGGACGAGGGCCTGCGGCCGGTCCCCGAGGGGGAGTGGGGCGAGCTGTACACCGGCGGCGCCGGGCTCGCACGCGGCTACCTGCACCGTCCGGAGCTGACACAGCGGCGATTCCTGCCCGATCCGTTCCTGCCGGGCGAACGGATGTACCGGGTCGGGGATGTGGTCCGCCGAGACTGGAGCGGCGTGATGGAGTTCCGCGGCCGCGCCGACGACCAGGTGAAGATCGCCGGTCACCGGATCGAGCCGGGCGAGGTCGTGGCCGCGCTGACCGACCAGCCCGGTGTGTCGGAGGCCGTCGTGATCGCCCGGGAGGACGTCACGCCGGGCGAGAAGGTACTGGTCGCCTATGTCGTCGCGGAACTCCCGGCCGAGAACCCCGCCGACCTGGCCACCGAACTGCGCCGAGCGCTCCGACACCGGTTGCCGCGGCACATGGTCCCCGCCGCGTTCACGATGCTCCCCGAGTTCCCGCTGACCCGGGCCGGCAAGATCGACCGTTCGGCGCTACCGGTGCCGAAGCTCATGCCGCGCGCCATTGGCACCGCGTACGAATCCCCGAGGACGCCGGTCGAGACGAAGCTGGCCGATGTCTTCGCCGATGCCCTTGCGGTCGAACAGGTCGGCATCCACGACGACTTCTTCGCCATCGGCGGCAACTCACTCATCGCCGCGGACGTCCTCGCCCGACTCCGGGGTGAACTGGCGGTCGACGTACCGGCGGCCCGCTTGTTCTTCGAGAACCCCACGGTGGCCGGGCTGGCCGAAACGGTCGCCGCGCACACCGCATCGTCCACCGAGGCATCCGGCGAAGACCACGAGGGAGACAGGGCATGCGACTGA
- a CDS encoding cytochrome P450 has product MRLTHPTEDEAIDLDKADLFDPVVHAEGDPHAIWLAMRTHDPVHWQQLRPDLGFWSATVYDDVAKVLRDHTAFTSEHGTLLNLLGRKDAAGGKQLPATDPPRHTRMRSPVQRALNGRAVEGHRGVIRDEVRRLFAGIVDGEPFDFAELTDQLPMAVIGTLMGLDRGDWSHLTLLTTQAVAPDDPEFVRPEGAQATLHRAHRELFACLQDALAKRWGGGTGDLIDVLSTMEFEDGGGPLTAGEIVSNCYSLLLGANVTTPHVPNAALAELSATGTYADWAEHPELLDGGIEEALRWSSPTSHFIRYARHDVQLGKVTVRAGEAVAAWIGSANRDASVFPDPYTFDVRRNARRHLAFGVGPHFCLGHALVRITLEEFFQELFAQFEHFGPAGEPEHLHSNFIAGIKHLPLVATRRKG; this is encoded by the coding sequence ATGCGACTGACACACCCCACCGAAGACGAAGCGATCGACCTGGACAAGGCCGACCTGTTCGACCCCGTCGTGCACGCGGAGGGCGACCCGCATGCGATCTGGCTCGCCATGCGCACCCACGACCCCGTGCACTGGCAGCAGTTACGTCCGGACCTGGGGTTCTGGTCGGCCACGGTCTACGACGACGTGGCGAAGGTGTTGCGGGACCACACCGCGTTCACCTCCGAACACGGCACGCTGCTGAACCTGTTGGGGAGGAAGGATGCCGCCGGCGGGAAGCAACTTCCAGCGACCGATCCGCCGCGGCACACACGCATGCGCTCGCCGGTCCAGCGTGCGCTCAACGGCCGTGCGGTGGAGGGGCATCGAGGCGTGATCCGCGACGAGGTGCGCCGCCTCTTCGCCGGGATCGTCGACGGTGAGCCGTTCGACTTCGCCGAGCTGACCGACCAGTTGCCGATGGCGGTGATCGGGACACTCATGGGCCTCGATCGCGGCGACTGGTCCCACCTGACGCTCCTCACCACCCAGGCTGTCGCACCCGACGACCCCGAGTTCGTACGACCGGAGGGCGCGCAGGCCACGCTGCACCGGGCACACCGGGAACTGTTCGCATGCCTGCAGGACGCCCTCGCGAAGCGCTGGGGCGGCGGCACCGGCGACCTGATCGACGTACTGTCGACGATGGAGTTCGAAGACGGCGGAGGACCGCTTACCGCGGGCGAGATCGTCTCGAACTGCTACAGCCTGCTCCTCGGCGCGAACGTCACGACACCCCACGTACCGAACGCGGCCCTGGCCGAGTTGAGCGCCACCGGCACGTACGCGGACTGGGCCGAACATCCGGAATTGCTGGACGGCGGGATCGAGGAGGCGCTGCGCTGGTCCTCGCCGACCAGCCACTTCATCCGCTACGCCAGGCACGACGTCCAACTCGGCAAGGTCACGGTCCGTGCGGGTGAGGCCGTGGCCGCGTGGATCGGCTCGGCGAACCGGGACGCGAGCGTGTTCCCGGATCCGTACACCTTCGACGTACGCCGCAACGCTCGACGTCACCTGGCCTTCGGCGTCGGCCCGCACTTCTGTCTCGGCCACGCCCTGGTGAGGATCACGTTGGAGGAGTTCTTCCAGGAGCTCTTCGCCCAGTTCGAGCACTTCGGGCCGGCGGGTGAACCAGAACACCTGCACTCGAACTTCATCGCGGGGATCAAGCACCTGCCGCTGGTCGCGACTCGCCGCAAAGGGTAG
- a CDS encoding TetR/AcrR family transcriptional regulator, giving the protein MTERRGTPSSRRERPAKPALTREGIVATAVALMRAEGLEKVTMRRLAQELDTGPASLYVYVANTAELHTAVLDELLGEVDLDLAEDVEEGDWRDRLARVLTSYTDMLFEHPALARAALTARPRGEHYLRLLERLLALLDEGGVPRTQAAWGVDVLLQFATATAAEQSTRGQATEAAEEWDALTRAIHGVASKTHPHVHTLATSLLGGSPEDRMTWCVQALINGIALTPIPTPTPDTDRTDS; this is encoded by the coding sequence GTGACAGAACGCCGCGGGACACCGAGCAGCAGGCGGGAGCGGCCGGCGAAACCGGCGCTGACCCGCGAAGGAATCGTCGCGACCGCGGTCGCCCTGATGCGGGCCGAAGGGCTGGAGAAGGTGACCATGCGGCGCCTGGCGCAGGAGCTGGACACCGGACCGGCCTCGCTGTACGTGTACGTGGCCAACACCGCCGAACTGCACACGGCCGTTCTGGACGAGCTGCTCGGCGAGGTCGACCTGGACCTCGCCGAGGACGTCGAGGAAGGTGACTGGCGCGACAGGCTCGCGAGGGTGCTCACCTCCTACACCGACATGCTCTTCGAGCACCCCGCACTGGCCCGCGCGGCCCTGACCGCCCGTCCCAGGGGCGAGCACTACCTGCGGCTGCTGGAGCGGCTGCTGGCTCTCCTGGACGAGGGCGGCGTACCGCGCACGCAGGCCGCCTGGGGCGTGGACGTGCTGCTGCAGTTCGCCACCGCCACCGCGGCCGAGCAGTCCACCCGCGGGCAGGCGACCGAAGCGGCGGAGGAGTGGGACGCGCTGACCCGTGCCATCCACGGTGTCGCGTCGAAGACCCACCCCCACGTCCACACACTGGCGACAAGCCTCCTGGGCGGCTCGCCCGAGGACCGCATGACCTGGTGTGTCCAGGCGCTGATCAACGGCATCGCCCTCACTCCCATTCCCACCCCGACTCCGGACACCGACCGCACCGACAGCTGA
- a CDS encoding FAD-dependent oxidoreductase has translation MPVSAARPARPCPSTEGVETLSTKSTVIVGGGLVGLTAAASLKLIGHEVIVLEQAPQIRAVGAGIGLWANALREFDHLGIGPAIRDMGIEQNTWFFNPAGDPVRAPGYTDSDHQFLLVPRPELNNLLADTIGRDRIRADAHATGYTETGSNVAVHLANGETLHTDLLIGADGVHSHVRRQLVPGSDAVTHSGHYAWRAIVPTGSQKAEATVLTVGHRRTRGGYARIARDRTMWMVNQFDAGPLTGSKRERALQRARNLAEAGWNDELLSLIAETPEESILENQVTLVPELPHWTSTRVALIGDAAHGLSPHIASGGTLGIEDVSVLRNTLSTETDQEKALTTYEHDRRARFDTVREHSAAVEHASDAAEFARRYAAFSHWMLTTAPAT, from the coding sequence CTGCCGGTTTCGGCGGCGCGCCCGGCACGCCCTTGTCCGTCAACCGAAGGAGTAGAGACGTTGTCCACGAAATCCACGGTGATCGTCGGCGGCGGCCTGGTAGGGCTCACAGCCGCGGCCTCCCTCAAACTCATCGGCCACGAGGTCATCGTGCTGGAACAGGCACCACAGATCCGAGCCGTCGGCGCCGGTATCGGCCTGTGGGCCAACGCGTTGCGAGAATTCGACCACCTCGGCATCGGCCCGGCCATCCGCGACATGGGCATCGAACAGAACACGTGGTTCTTCAACCCTGCCGGCGATCCGGTCCGCGCTCCCGGGTACACCGACAGCGATCACCAGTTCCTCCTCGTGCCGCGCCCCGAGTTGAACAACCTCCTGGCCGACACCATCGGCCGCGACCGAATCCGCGCCGACGCCCACGCGACCGGATATACCGAGACCGGATCCAACGTCGCCGTACATCTCGCCAACGGCGAGACACTGCACACGGATCTGCTGATCGGCGCGGACGGCGTCCACTCACACGTGCGCAGGCAACTGGTGCCGGGAAGCGACGCCGTCACACACTCCGGCCACTACGCCTGGCGCGCGATCGTGCCGACCGGCAGCCAAAAAGCAGAGGCCACCGTGCTCACCGTCGGCCACCGCAGAACCCGCGGCGGATACGCCAGGATCGCTCGCGACCGGACCATGTGGATGGTCAACCAGTTCGACGCCGGACCGCTCACCGGCAGCAAGCGCGAACGGGCACTGCAACGCGCACGGAATCTGGCCGAGGCGGGCTGGAACGACGAACTCCTGTCCCTGATCGCCGAAACACCGGAGGAATCCATCCTGGAGAACCAGGTCACCCTGGTCCCCGAACTGCCCCACTGGACCAGCACGCGGGTCGCTCTGATCGGCGACGCCGCACACGGACTGTCCCCCCACATCGCTTCCGGCGGCACTCTCGGCATCGAAGACGTCAGCGTCCTGCGCAACACCCTGAGCACCGAGACCGACCAGGAAAAGGCCCTCACCACCTACGAGCACGACCGCCGCGCCCGCTTCGATACGGTCCGCGAACACTCCGCCGCCGTCGAACACGCCAGTGACGCAGCCGAGTTCGCACGACGCTACGCCGCGTTCAGCCACTGGATGCTCACCACGGCACCCGCCACCTGA
- a CDS encoding helix-turn-helix domain-containing protein: protein MSTGSRADVSHGTFHLDSTVPGAASRGLDAFRRGWETQLGGGFRLPVFSPATIGDFRVKGRAARLSDVTIADLHGASATRTVGTPRGDEDLVRMYVVRQGTWALDGPRDRDEHTVSAGQFLLRHFGHPSAFGTAPHTAAKILFLPTAMLGPLLGNRTITGPVDSAEVRLLVAHANMVHETIAELSPAGVHAAHSTLIELAKAVAQSRFDDTEPLLAPSLAKAAKDLADSHLADPELSPTMLARELRVSVRTLQRAFAAAGESVTTYIRDRRLEEARLALTAGPGRPSVSELAAHWQFADSSHFIRAFKKRHGQTPTEYARSTGRTGS, encoded by the coding sequence ATGAGCACTGGATCCAGGGCCGACGTGTCGCACGGGACGTTCCACCTGGACTCCACGGTCCCGGGCGCCGCATCGCGAGGACTCGACGCCTTCCGGCGCGGGTGGGAGACACAGCTCGGTGGCGGTTTCAGGTTGCCGGTCTTCAGCCCGGCCACGATCGGTGACTTCCGGGTCAAGGGCCGCGCCGCCAGGCTGAGCGACGTGACGATCGCCGATCTCCACGGCGCGTCGGCCACCCGGACCGTGGGCACCCCGCGTGGCGATGAGGATCTGGTGCGGATGTACGTGGTGCGGCAGGGCACATGGGCGTTGGACGGCCCGCGCGACCGTGACGAGCACACCGTGTCGGCCGGGCAGTTCCTTCTGCGGCACTTCGGACATCCATCGGCCTTCGGGACAGCGCCGCACACCGCGGCGAAGATCCTCTTCCTGCCCACCGCGATGCTCGGACCACTGCTCGGCAACCGGACCATCACCGGACCGGTCGACTCGGCCGAGGTGCGGCTGTTGGTGGCGCACGCGAACATGGTCCACGAGACCATCGCCGAGCTGAGTCCGGCCGGTGTGCACGCCGCCCACAGCACCCTGATCGAGCTGGCCAAGGCCGTGGCGCAGAGCCGGTTCGACGACACGGAACCCTTGCTGGCTCCTTCGCTCGCGAAGGCCGCCAAAGACCTCGCGGACAGTCATCTCGCCGATCCCGAGCTGTCTCCGACGATGCTGGCGCGTGAACTGCGTGTCTCCGTACGCACTCTGCAGCGGGCTTTCGCCGCGGCGGGGGAGTCGGTGACCACCTACATCCGCGACCGGCGCCTGGAGGAAGCCCGCCTCGCTCTCACCGCCGGGCCCGGCCGACCGAGCGTCTCGGAACTCGCCGCCCACTGGCAGTTCGCCGACAGCAGCCACTTCATCCGGGCCTTCAAGAAGCGCCACGGCCAGACGCCCACCGAGTACGCCCGCTCGACCGGGCGGACCGGGAGCTGA
- a CDS encoding PhzF family phenazine biosynthesis protein, which yields MHQYVIVDVFTTIALQGNPLAVFPDAVGIPAERMQLIAREMNLSETTFVLPARADGDRRVRIFTPVGELPFAGHPVLGTAAVLGVSTAVDRLRLETAGGTIPVDFHHRSDRTVTAAMRQPIPVWEPYGRRDELLDALGLESSTLPVDAYRNGPRHVYVGVESEAALARVQPDLGALARHPDMAAICFSRPGGSGGPADCGDRWRMRMFSPAYGVSEDAGTGSAAGPLAVHLARYGLLPFGKQIEIVQGVELGRPSHMFARAEGNSRRLDTVEVEGSAVITARGTLFA from the coding sequence ATGCACCAGTACGTGATCGTCGACGTGTTCACCACGATTGCCCTGCAGGGCAACCCCCTGGCCGTCTTCCCGGACGCGGTCGGCATCCCCGCCGAGAGGATGCAACTGATCGCGCGCGAAATGAACCTCTCGGAGACGACGTTCGTCCTCCCCGCCCGGGCCGACGGGGACCGGCGGGTCCGCATCTTCACCCCGGTCGGCGAACTGCCGTTCGCCGGGCACCCGGTACTGGGCACGGCGGCGGTGCTCGGCGTGTCCACGGCGGTGGACCGGCTACGGCTCGAAACCGCGGGCGGCACCATCCCGGTCGACTTCCACCACCGAAGCGACCGGACCGTCACGGCCGCCATGCGCCAGCCGATCCCGGTCTGGGAGCCGTACGGACGGCGGGACGAACTCCTCGACGCACTCGGCCTCGAATCCTCGACCCTCCCGGTGGACGCCTACCGGAACGGGCCCCGGCACGTCTACGTCGGAGTCGAGAGCGAGGCGGCCCTCGCCCGGGTCCAACCCGATCTGGGCGCGCTGGCACGACACCCTGACATGGCCGCCATCTGTTTCTCGCGCCCGGGCGGATCCGGGGGCCCTGCTGACTGCGGAGATCGCTGGCGTATGCGGATGTTCTCCCCGGCCTACGGCGTGAGCGAGGACGCGGGGACGGGATCGGCCGCCGGCCCGCTCGCGGTGCACCTCGCGCGGTACGGACTCCTCCCGTTCGGCAAGCAGATCGAGATCGTCCAAGGAGTGGAGCTGGGCCGCCCGTCACACATGTTCGCCAGGGCCGAGGGCAACAGTCGTCGACTGGACACGGTCGAGGTCGAAGGATCAGCGGTCATCACCGCCCGCGGAACGCTCTTCGCCTGA
- a CDS encoding DedA family protein gives MLIAVSLLDSFLPLIPSEPVVILAGIAGATGQTNIMLVIAATTVGAFLGDLVPYSIGRLMGKRVLKRLPVGTKRRKAYDWFERELETRGGFVLVSTRFIPVGRYLATGTAGVVGYPLRSFMLYVAISTSTWSAYTALSGYLGGVFFQENTLLAIAVGVGLAFAVTGAVEFSRHLRRRRSPVKTDDLSAGHR, from the coding sequence GTGCTCATCGCGGTGTCCCTACTCGACTCGTTCCTCCCGTTGATCCCGAGCGAACCCGTCGTGATCCTCGCAGGAATCGCCGGCGCGACCGGGCAGACGAACATCATGCTTGTCATCGCCGCTACGACGGTCGGCGCCTTTCTCGGCGACCTCGTTCCCTATTCCATCGGCCGGTTGATGGGGAAGCGCGTACTCAAACGCCTGCCAGTCGGTACCAAGCGCCGGAAAGCGTATGACTGGTTCGAGCGTGAACTTGAAACACGCGGCGGTTTCGTACTCGTCTCCACGCGATTCATTCCGGTCGGACGCTATCTCGCCACAGGCACGGCGGGGGTGGTGGGTTACCCGCTGCGCAGCTTCATGCTGTACGTCGCGATTTCCACCTCCACGTGGAGCGCCTACACCGCACTGTCGGGATACCTCGGCGGCGTCTTCTTCCAGGAGAACACGCTCCTTGCCATCGCCGTCGGCGTCGGGCTCGCGTTCGCGGTAACCGGCGCGGTGGAGTTCTCACGACATCTTCGGCGCCGCAGGAGTCCTGTCAAGACAGATGATCTCAGCGCCGGACATCGTTGA
- a CDS encoding AraC family transcriptional regulator — MNPKSSTGTAATTRARTDSGMDVLSEAIGSVRIGRAKACRARESGSWGMRFPAFAGSGFHILLRGTAWLIPATGRPRALKAGDVVLTPFGAELGLSHAPSLLKDLPPVAAALNEDAHSPDPADVELLCGAYWLDHGQVHPYLRALPEVLVVSPGHDRDLQLRLLTDLLAVDVSDTQPGSGATRPALLDLLLTHALRQWMEQNRDADRPEINDPAIAAALREIHTSLHKPWTVQQLSKSVGLSRTAFTKRFTAMVGQPPMTYLTGRRLSHGARLLRESRAPLATIARQVGYSTEFAFGAAFRREYGISPGRFRDVESRQACGT, encoded by the coding sequence GTGAACCCAAAGAGTTCCACCGGCACGGCTGCCACCACCCGCGCCCGTACCGACTCGGGCATGGACGTACTGAGCGAGGCGATCGGCAGCGTGCGGATCGGACGGGCCAAGGCCTGCCGGGCCAGGGAATCGGGCTCTTGGGGCATGCGATTCCCCGCCTTCGCGGGCAGCGGGTTCCACATCCTCCTCCGGGGCACTGCCTGGCTGATCCCGGCAACCGGCCGGCCACGTGCACTCAAGGCGGGCGATGTCGTCCTCACCCCCTTCGGTGCCGAGCTCGGACTCAGCCACGCACCGAGCCTGCTCAAGGACCTGCCCCCGGTGGCAGCGGCATTGAACGAGGACGCGCACAGTCCCGACCCGGCCGACGTCGAGCTCCTCTGCGGCGCGTACTGGCTCGACCACGGACAAGTACACCCGTACTTAAGAGCGTTACCCGAGGTCCTCGTTGTTTCGCCGGGCCATGACCGCGACCTGCAACTCCGGTTGCTGACCGATCTGTTGGCTGTGGACGTGTCCGACACACAACCGGGCAGTGGGGCGACCCGTCCCGCGCTCCTGGACCTCCTGCTGACCCACGCTCTGCGCCAGTGGATGGAGCAGAATCGGGACGCGGACCGGCCGGAGATCAATGATCCCGCCATCGCCGCCGCATTGCGCGAGATCCATACGAGCCTGCACAAGCCGTGGACGGTACAGCAGCTCAGCAAGAGTGTGGGACTGTCGCGGACGGCCTTCACCAAGCGATTCACCGCGATGGTGGGCCAGCCGCCCATGACGTATCTGACCGGCCGACGCCTGAGCCACGGGGCCCGGCTGCTCCGGGAATCCAGGGCACCGCTGGCGACGATCGCCCGTCAGGTCGGCTACTCGACGGAATTCGCGTTCGGCGCCGCTTTCCGCCGCGAGTACGGCATTTCACCAGGCCGTTTCCGTGACGTCGAGTCCCGCCAGGCTTGTGGGACATAG